The following proteins are encoded in a genomic region of Hippocampus zosterae strain Florida chromosome 2, ASM2543408v3, whole genome shotgun sequence:
- the rnd3a gene encoding rho family GTPase 3a yields the protein MKERRPSQKLSVKSAMDPSPSVKCKIVVVGDSQCGKTALLHVFAKDCFPESYVPTVFENYTASFEIDTQRIELSLWDTSGSPYYDNVRPLSYPDSDAVLLCFDISRPETLDSVLKKWKGEILEFCPNTKMLLVGCKSDLRTDLNTLVELSNHRQTPVSYDQGSSMAKQISAPYIECSAQQSENSVRDIFHMATLACVNKNGKNVKRSKTARATKRISHMPGRPDLAAVASDLRKDKARSCSVM from the exons ATGAAGGAAAGACGTCCGTCTCAGAAACTCTCCGTGAAATCCGCCATGGATCCTAGTCCGAGTGTGAAGTGCAAGATCGTGGTGGTGGGAGACAGCCAGTGCGGGAAGACCGCGCTGCTTCACGTGTTCGCCAAGGACTGTTTCCCAGAG AGTTATGTCCCCACTGTGTTTGAGAACTACACGGCCAGTTTTGAAATCGACACGCAGAGGATTGAACTCAGCCTGTGGGACACCTCAG GTTCTCCATACTATGACAATGTGAGGCCTCTCTCGTATCCAGACTCAGACGCGGTGCTCCTGTGCTTTGACATCAGTCGCCCCGAAACCCTCGACAGCGTTCTGAAGAAG TGGAAGGGGGAGATCCTGGAGTTTTGTCCCAACACTAAGATGCTGTTGGTTGGCTGTAAGTCAGACCTACGCACTGACCTGAACACACTCGTCGAGCTCTCGAACCACCGGCAGACCCCCGTGTCATATGACCAG GGCTCCAGCATGGCCAAGCAGATCTCCGCGCCCTACATCGAGTGCTCGGCTCAGCAATCAGAGAACAGTGTGCGGGACATTTTCCACATGGCCACCCTGGCCTGCGtcaacaaaaatggcaaaaatgtcaAGCGCAGCAAGACCGCCCGCGCCACTAAGAGGATTTCACACATGCCTGGCAGACCCGACCTAGCAGCTGTAGCCTCAGACCTGCGCAAGGACAAGGCCAGAAGTTGCTCTGTCATGTGA